A portion of the Marinitoga litoralis genome contains these proteins:
- a CDS encoding aspartate kinase — protein MNIVVQKYGGSSVADAEKIKFVANKVKKKVDEGYKLVVIVSAMGKTTDNLIKLAKEISEKPHPRELDMLLTTGEQMSVALLSMALIDLNVKTKSLNAFQAGIFTTSDFNKARIHRFKTSKILKFLEENDVLVITGFQGITEEGDYTTLGRGGSDTSAVAIAAALNSECEIYSDFPGIFTFDPRRYPNAKKLKYVTYDEMLEMASLGAKVLHSRAVEVAKKYNVKVYCASTFSEEEGTYVVADNIENPVVTGMSVMENQTQVTITNLPFDHAIIYNIFDKIAQKGFNVDMISIININNKLNVSFTIIEEEMEHFDSYLKEALSNFNESQVTYEHGYAKVSVVGIGMKTEKGVASRFFKALEDIPIRMVTTSEIKISCLLEKKYLDMATKAIIREFEL, from the coding sequence ATGAATATAGTTGTACAAAAATACGGTGGTTCATCTGTAGCAGATGCAGAAAAAATAAAATTTGTTGCTAATAAGGTTAAAAAGAAAGTTGATGAAGGATATAAGTTAGTTGTTATAGTTTCTGCAATGGGCAAAACTACAGATAATTTAATTAAATTAGCCAAAGAAATTTCAGAAAAGCCACATCCTAGAGAGTTAGATATGTTATTAACTACAGGAGAACAAATGTCTGTAGCATTATTATCTATGGCTTTAATAGATTTAAATGTAAAAACTAAATCTTTAAATGCTTTTCAAGCGGGTATTTTTACTACATCTGATTTTAATAAGGCTAGAATACATAGATTTAAAACTTCAAAGATATTAAAATTTTTAGAAGAGAATGATGTTTTAGTAATTACAGGATTTCAAGGGATTACAGAAGAAGGTGATTATACAACTTTAGGTAGGGGTGGTTCTGATACCTCTGCAGTAGCAATTGCAGCAGCTTTGAATTCAGAGTGTGAAATATATAGTGATTTTCCTGGTATATTTACCTTTGATCCTAGAAGATATCCTAATGCGAAAAAATTAAAGTATGTTACATATGATGAAATGCTTGAAATGGCAAGTTTAGGAGCAAAGGTTTTACATAGTAGAGCTGTAGAAGTAGCAAAAAAATATAATGTAAAAGTATATTGTGCTTCTACTTTCTCTGAAGAGGAGGGGACTTATGTGGTAGCAGATAATATAGAAAATCCTGTTGTTACAGGAATGAGTGTTATGGAAAATCAAACACAGGTTACAATTACAAATTTACCATTTGATCATGCAATTATTTATAATATATTTGATAAGATAGCACAAAAAGGTTTTAATGTAGATATGATTTCAATAATAAATATAAATAATAAGCTTAATGTTTCTTTTACCATTATTGAAGAAGAAATGGAACACTTTGATAGTTATTTAAAAGAAGCACTTTCTAATTTCAATGAGTCACAAGTAACATATGAACATGGTTATGCAAAGGTTTCAGTTGTTGGTATAGGAATGAAAACAGAAAAGGGTGTTGCTTCTAGATTTTTTAAAGCATTAGAAGATATACCGATTAGAATGGTAACAACATCTGAAATAAAAATTTCCTGTTTATTAGAAAAAAAGTATTTGGATATGGCTACTAAAGCTATAATAAGGGAGTTTGAATTATGA
- the dapD gene encoding 2,3,4,5-tetrahydropyridine-2,6-dicarboxylate N-acetyltransferase: MDSYEIIEYIAKSKKTTPVKVYIRGDLKELPFEEYYGDEKSGIIFCELEEFEKFLSENKEKIKKYRIEMDRRNSAIPLLDLSKVNARIEPGAIIRDLVEIGDNAVIMMGAVINIGAKIGKKTMIDMNVVVGGRAQIGDNCHIGAGSVIAGVIEPPSADPVVIEDNVLIGANAVVLEGVRIGENAVVAAGSVVTKNVEPNTVVAGVPARVIKKVDEKTKDKTKILDDLRNL, translated from the coding sequence ATGGATTCATATGAAATTATTGAATATATAGCAAAATCAAAAAAAACTACACCAGTAAAGGTATATATAAGAGGTGATTTAAAAGAGTTACCTTTTGAAGAATATTATGGTGATGAGAAATCAGGTATTATATTCTGTGAATTAGAAGAATTTGAAAAATTCTTAAGTGAAAATAAAGAAAAGATAAAAAAATATAGAATAGAAATGGATAGAAGAAATTCAGCAATACCATTATTGGATTTAAGTAAAGTAAATGCAAGAATAGAACCAGGTGCAATAATTAGGGATTTAGTCGAAATTGGAGATAATGCAGTTATTATGATGGGTGCTGTAATAAATATAGGAGCTAAAATAGGTAAAAAAACAATGATTGATATGAATGTTGTCGTAGGAGGTAGAGCACAAATAGGTGATAATTGTCATATTGGTGCAGGTTCTGTCATAGCTGGTGTAATAGAACCACCAAGTGCAGATCCTGTAGTAATAGAAGATAATGTTTTAATTGGTGCGAATGCAGTAGTATTAGAAGGAGTTAGAATAGGTGAAAATGCAGTTGTTGCTGCTGGGTCAGTAGTTACAAAAAACGTTGAGCCAAATACAGTAGTTGCTGGAGTGCCTGCTAGAGTTATTAAAAAAGTTGATGAAAAAACAAAGGATAAGACAAAAATATTAGATGATTTAAGAAATTTGTAG
- a CDS encoding 4-hydroxy-tetrahydrodipicolinate reductase, which produces MKYGIIGRNGRMGNEIYNLFSEKNYELVFSYDNTGENYIEKPDVLIDFSLPEVFEKTIEYVDKFHCPLIIGTTGLTEEHIKKLHEVSQYVPVVQSYNFSLGVQVLLKLVKMANELFGENVDIEISETHHRFKKDKPSGTAKMIKEVIGKDVNISSLRLGNVPGDHTIYFGNLGEVISISHRALSRRTFAEGVLKSAEFALKAVAGYYTFKDVFEITMNGRK; this is translated from the coding sequence ATGAAATATGGAATTATTGGAAGAAATGGAAGAATGGGAAATGAAATATACAATCTATTTTCAGAAAAAAATTATGAATTAGTTTTTTCATATGATAATACAGGAGAAAATTATATTGAAAAACCAGATGTTTTAATTGATTTTTCATTACCAGAAGTTTTTGAAAAAACTATAGAATATGTAGATAAATTTCATTGTCCATTAATTATAGGTACAACAGGATTAACAGAAGAACATATAAAGAAATTGCATGAGGTGTCTCAATATGTACCAGTAGTACAAAGTTATAATTTTTCTTTGGGAGTACAAGTATTATTGAAGTTAGTTAAAATGGCAAATGAATTATTTGGTGAAAATGTTGATATAGAAATATCTGAGACTCATCATAGGTTTAAAAAAGATAAACCTTCAGGAACAGCTAAAATGATTAAAGAAGTAATAGGAAAAGATGTGAATATATCTTCTTTGAGATTGGGAAATGTACCAGGAGATCATACAATATATTTTGGTAATTTAGGCGAAGTAATAAGTATATCTCATAGGGCATTGTCGAGAAGAACTTTTGCTGAGGGTGTATTAAAATCTGCTGAATTTGCATTGAAAGCAGTAGCAGGATATTATACATTCAAAGATGTATTTGAAATAACAATGAATGGGAGGAAATAA